The Calditrichota bacterium genome contains the following window.
TCCTTCCTATTTTTTGGAATTCATCCATAAGGATTTTATTCGAGTTGACAAGGGACAATAAAAAGCTGACGTCTAAAATCCAGTCGCTATCTTTGGAATTAATCCGTAAGGATTTTATTCGGGTTGACCAGAAACCATAAAAGGCTGACGCCTAAAATCCGCAAATAAAAATTTCGTAATTTCAATCCGCGAAAATCCGTTTAATCCGCGCGGAACGACCGCCATTTTTTTGGCGGTTCATCCGCGTGCTATCTAATCTTCCTCCTGAATTCATCCTGATAAAGCCCAATTTTCTCCACCGGAATCGGCTCAAACCCAATTTCAAATGCCGGTGAATTTTTCTCCAGATAAAACTTCTCATCTTTAAATCCTTTGATGCCGGGATTTCCTTTGAAGAAAGTATTGCCGCTCATTTTTTCCCGAACCATCGGATCGTCGATGGAATAGCGAACATAATCTTCGGTCTGATCTGTGCTTTCACTCATCTGCACAACCACCGAGTCTGCGATAAAATTATTTTCAACTTTCACAATGTCAAAATCCAGTCCGTCCCACAAATCAATAAACCTGCCGCCGTAAGAAACATTTCGCTCAATGACATTGTTTTTGGGCACTGCGGGATCGTCGTTGTAATAATTGAGCAGTTCGGGATATTTTTCGCTGTAAGGCGGCTTGTCAAAATGCACGGCTTCCATGCTGTCAAACAACACCGGATAAAAATGGGGATCGTCTCGTTTGAAATATTTGAAAGCCCAGCTCGTTCCGCGGGCGTCCACATGCACGGACGGATCGCATTCGATGAACAGATTATTTTCCACGCGGTTGTCTCTGCCGCCGCCGATAAAGGCAGCCTTGCCGGCTTTGTAAAAAATGTTTCCGTAAATCGTATTCCCGCTGGTAAAATCATCGAAATAAACAGCGCGCACGCCGTAAAGTCCTGGGCCATGCAAATGATGAAAATAATTGTAACGAATGATATTTCCGCGCCAGGTCCAATTTCTGCCGGTGTAAAAAGCGCCCACGTCGCCGGTTTCTTGAGCGATGTCATGGACCTCGTTGTACTCGAGAATATTGTCATTTCCCTGAAAAAGAACTGCTGTGTGCGGAGAGTCGTGAATGTAGTTGTGTGCCAGATAGTTTCCAACACCGTAAAGGTGAATTGCCGGCGCGTACGTGCGGTAAACTCTGCCGTAGTCGTGAATGTGATTGTTAACGACGCGAGAATTCCCGGGCGTCAAAGTTGCCCGATCTCCGCTGCTCAAATAAATACCCGCGCCAGCTAAATCGTAAAAATCGCAGGACACAATTTCGTTTTTCTTTCCGCCTTTCAAACTAACAGCCGGATCCCCCACATTGCGAAAAACGCAGCCGTAAATTTGAATCGATGCGTTATTTTGTCCCTGAATCGCTGCAGCGCGCGAATAGTCAAAAATTATCTTTTCCAATCGAATAAACTTTGCCCCGTCGAAAACCATCAGCGGCTCGTCCAGGACGGAAAGCACGGCCTCGCCCGACTCAATATCAGCGGGCGGGTAGAAAAATAGTTTGCCCGAATTTTTATCAATGTAATATTCGCCGAGAGTGTCCAGTTCGGCTAACACGTTGTAAAAATAGAACCGCTGACCTTTGACATAGCCGTAACGATTGTAAGGCAGCGCAGGATAAACTTCCGAATTTTGCACGTCAAATTTCCCGACGCTTTCGTAGGTGTCTGACCAATCCCAGGCAAAATAGCCGTGCATCCACACATTTTCGTCTTTGGACCAGGAAAAAGGGCGTGGGTCTGATACGCGAAATCTTCCGTAGTGCCGACCGACGCGAATGCCGTATCTTTTTTGATAAGGAGAACCAGCGTAAGCTAATTTTTCCCCGAATTGTGGCACTTCAGCAATTTTCAACCAGCCGGAATTGGGATACCGCGCGACAGTCATGGCTTTTCCGTTAAAAAATAATTCCATTTCCAGCGGCTTGTTAGGGCGAAAAGTAAATCCTCTTTCCACACGTGGGGGGATTTTTTCAATGCCAGTCTTTTTCAAATCAATCTCCAGGACCTGATCAGCGACTTCCGCTCTGATGTGCGCGTGGGCATTTTCGTCTGTCAGTTTGTGAAATCCGGCAATTTCCTTCCCCCCTGAGAAAACAACCTTCTCGTCCGGATATGGCTTCCATTGCACCAATGCAGTATTCGTACCGGAATCTTCTCTTTCAAAAACTAACGAATGCGAAAAATGATAAGTCCCCGCGCGAAAATAGACTGTGATGCCAGTTGGCGGTAATTCATTTTTTTGAATCATTTCCCGAACCGCTTGTTTCGCCCGCTCTGGCGTCAGAAATGGACCGTCACTGCCACCGGAATTTGGTTGCGCCAGAGTACCCGACCATTGATCGCTTCCGTGCGGCGACACAAAAAATGAATTCTTATCTAAATTAGCCTGGCGGCAACTAAAAATAATTATCAGCATGAGAGACAAAAACCAACTCGCGGCGCGCATTTTTCATCCTTCCAAGATTTTTGTACAAACAAATTTCCGGCTTCAAATGTTTTGAACTAATTTCTGATGAAAAAATTTGTCCGGGCAGCCGCGTAGCCAATGATTTCCAACACAATTGAAAACCAGCCCATCTTGCGCTTGCTCTGTTTTTTAATTTATTTTCAACAGCCTGATTTTTCAATAAAGTAAACGACTTGGTAGTTCATTTTCACAATCGAATCCCGATCCAATCCTGTCTAAAGC
Protein-coding sequences here:
- a CDS encoding right-handed parallel beta-helix repeat-containing protein codes for the protein MRAASWFLSLMLIIIFSCRQANLDKNSFFVSPHGSDQWSGTLAQPNSGGSDGPFLTPERAKQAVREMIQKNELPPTGITVYFRAGTYHFSHSLVFEREDSGTNTALVQWKPYPDEKVVFSGGKEIAGFHKLTDENAHAHIRAEVADQVLEIDLKKTGIEKIPPRVERGFTFRPNKPLEMELFFNGKAMTVARYPNSGWLKIAEVPQFGEKLAYAGSPYQKRYGIRVGRHYGRFRVSDPRPFSWSKDENVWMHGYFAWDWSDTYESVGKFDVQNSEVYPALPYNRYGYVKGQRFYFYNVLAELDTLGEYYIDKNSGKLFFYPPADIESGEAVLSVLDEPLMVFDGAKFIRLEKIIFDYSRAAAIQGQNNASIQIYGCVFRNVGDPAVSLKGGKKNEIVSCDFYDLAGAGIYLSSGDRATLTPGNSRVVNNHIHDYGRVYRTYAPAIHLYGVGNYLAHNYIHDSPHTAVLFQGNDNILEYNEVHDIAQETGDVGAFYTGRNWTWRGNIIRYNYFHHLHGPGLYGVRAVYFDDFTSGNTIYGNIFYKAGKAAFIGGGRDNRVENNLFIECDPSVHVDARGTSWAFKYFKRDDPHFYPVLFDSMEAVHFDKPPYSEKYPELLNYYNDDPAVPKNNVIERNVSYGGRFIDLWDGLDFDIVKVENNFIADSVVVQMSESTDQTEDYVRYSIDDPMVREKMSGNTFFKGNPGIKGFKDEKFYLEKNSPAFEIGFEPIPVEKIGLYQDEFRRKIR